One window from the genome of Streptomyces cadmiisoli encodes:
- a CDS encoding HD domain-containing protein, with protein sequence MKVSFGGVVADAALEHVSSVLKPAIVNHSVRVWLLADLMGRREGIDAREREALAVACLFHDAGTSDAYDGPQRFEVEGADAAHAFLARHDWPEPLIQQVWEAIALHTSPGIAERMGTLSRLVRLGVLADFGAIDPPEGEDAEELAESLGLYPRLDIETVLADAVVAQALLRPEKAPRATWPGGLLAAHLADREHTGVNPAF encoded by the coding sequence GTGAAGGTCTCCTTCGGGGGAGTGGTTGCCGACGCCGCGCTCGAGCACGTGAGTTCCGTACTGAAGCCCGCGATCGTCAACCACAGCGTGCGCGTGTGGCTGTTGGCCGACCTCATGGGCCGGCGGGAAGGAATCGACGCCCGGGAACGGGAAGCGCTGGCCGTGGCGTGTCTGTTTCACGATGCCGGGACGTCCGACGCGTACGACGGTCCGCAGCGTTTCGAGGTCGAGGGCGCGGACGCCGCGCATGCGTTCCTGGCCCGGCACGACTGGCCCGAGCCGCTGATCCAGCAGGTGTGGGAGGCCATCGCTCTGCACACCTCGCCCGGTATCGCGGAGCGCATGGGGACGCTGTCCAGGCTCGTGCGGCTGGGTGTGCTGGCCGACTTCGGGGCGATCGACCCGCCCGAGGGGGAGGACGCCGAGGAACTGGCGGAATCGCTCGGGCTCTATCCGCGGCTGGACATCGAGACCGTGCTCGCCGACGCGGTGGTCGCGCAGGCCCTGCTGCGTCCCGAGAAGGCCCCGCGCGCCACGTGGCCGGGTGGCCTGCTCGCCGCTCATCTGGCCGACCGAGAGCACACGGGTGTCAACCCGGCGTTCTGA
- a CDS encoding TetR/AcrR family transcriptional regulator has translation MARTREFDTERAVEAAMNAFRCNGYDGTSIQDLVDATGVGRGSLYAAFGSKEGLYLAAMDRYRECYALPLVQVLHDGAPGRELLHEVLVAAVDDIVRDGSRRACLIVGAAVGRISQDPQVTAHVQSTTELLEDALHQVVAEAQDHGQLTGKHDARTLARYLIMTMHGLRVMGTFNPDRASLMEIVETALDALD, from the coding sequence ATGGCACGCACCAGGGAGTTCGACACCGAAAGGGCTGTGGAGGCGGCGATGAACGCCTTCCGCTGCAACGGCTACGACGGCACGTCCATCCAGGACCTGGTCGATGCCACCGGTGTCGGTCGTGGCTCGCTCTACGCGGCCTTCGGCAGCAAGGAAGGCCTGTACCTGGCTGCCATGGACCGCTATCGGGAGTGCTACGCCCTGCCGCTGGTCCAGGTGCTTCACGATGGCGCCCCCGGCCGTGAGTTGCTGCACGAGGTGCTCGTGGCGGCGGTCGACGACATCGTCCGCGACGGCAGCCGGCGGGCCTGTCTGATCGTCGGCGCGGCCGTGGGACGGATCTCCCAGGATCCCCAGGTCACGGCCCATGTGCAGTCCACCACGGAGCTGCTGGAGGACGCCCTCCACCAGGTCGTCGCCGAGGCCCAGGACCATGGGCAGCTCACCGGCAAGCACGACGCGCGGACCCTGGCGCGGTACTTGATCATGACAATGCACGGCCTGCGGGTCATGGGCACGTTCAACCCCGACCGCGCGTCGCTCATGGAGATCGTCGAGACCGCCCTCGACGCTCTGGACTGA
- a CDS encoding peptidoglycan D,D-transpeptidase FtsI family protein, translating into MNRTIRAVAIFCGLTVLALLLRANWLQYATADDLATDPKNRRVVIERYASVRGDIIVDGRAVTGSKKVPGAEFLYKRTYVNGPMYAPVTGFASQANGVSLLESTYDSVLSGQDDRFAFQRVADVVTGKGRRAGSVVTTIDPEAQKAAYKGLSDLKGARGAVVALDPSTGKVLSMVSVPSYDPSLFAGNTFKEADQFAALDKDKRKPMANRALRETYPPGSTFKIVTAAAALEHGIVTDIDAPTDAVSPYPLPQSTNKIGSEAGDALCNKASVKTAMQYSCNNVFLDLAAELGQEKMRETAEKFGFNEDVYSAELGDLRATKSLYPNDLDKPGTALTGMGQGSLTSTPMQMAMVTAALANDGKLMQPYVVDEVRGPDLNTLEKAKPVALDEAVSPATAQQVQEMMEFTAEKGSAQRALIDGITVGGKTGTAQRGVNVADEVPYGWFVSYGKGPDGRSVAVAVFIDPTDMDISRQDISGGRLGAPIARSVMQAVLQD; encoded by the coding sequence ATGAACCGGACGATACGGGCGGTGGCGATCTTCTGTGGCCTGACGGTTCTCGCCCTGCTCCTCAGGGCGAACTGGCTGCAGTACGCGACCGCCGACGATCTGGCCACCGACCCCAAGAACCGCCGCGTCGTCATCGAGAGGTACGCCTCGGTGCGCGGCGACATCATCGTCGACGGCCGGGCCGTCACCGGCTCGAAGAAGGTCCCCGGTGCCGAATTCCTGTACAAGCGCACCTACGTGAACGGACCCATGTACGCGCCGGTGACCGGGTTCGCGTCACAGGCCAACGGGGTGTCGCTGCTGGAGAGCACCTACGACAGCGTCCTCAGCGGCCAGGACGACCGGTTCGCCTTCCAGCGCGTCGCCGACGTCGTCACGGGGAAGGGCCGGCGGGCCGGTTCGGTGGTCACCACCATCGACCCCGAGGCGCAGAAGGCGGCGTACAAGGGTCTGAGCGACCTCAAGGGAGCGCGGGGCGCCGTCGTGGCCCTGGACCCGAGCACCGGGAAGGTGCTTTCCATGGTCTCCGTGCCGTCGTACGACCCCTCCCTGTTCGCCGGCAACACGTTCAAGGAAGCGGACCAGTTCGCCGCGCTCGACAAGGACAAGCGCAAGCCCATGGCCAACCGTGCGCTGCGTGAGACCTACCCGCCCGGATCGACGTTCAAGATCGTCACGGCGGCGGCGGCCCTGGAGCACGGAATCGTGACCGACATCGACGCCCCCACGGACGCCGTGTCGCCCTACCCGCTCCCCCAGTCGACCAACAAGATCGGCAGCGAGGCGGGTGACGCCTTGTGCAACAAGGCGTCCGTGAAGACGGCGATGCAGTACTCGTGCAACAACGTCTTCCTCGACCTCGCCGCCGAACTGGGCCAGGAGAAGATGCGGGAGACGGCCGAGAAGTTCGGCTTCAACGAGGACGTGTACTCCGCCGAGCTCGGTGACCTGCGGGCGACGAAGAGCCTGTACCCCAACGACCTCGACAAGCCCGGAACCGCACTCACGGGCATGGGCCAGGGAAGTCTCACCTCCACGCCCATGCAGATGGCCATGGTCACCGCCGCGCTGGCCAATGACGGCAAGCTGATGCAGCCCTACGTCGTCGACGAGGTACGAGGACCGGACCTCAACACCCTGGAGAAGGCCAAGCCCGTCGCCCTGGACGAAGCGGTGTCCCCGGCCACGGCGCAGCAGGTCCAGGAGATGATGGAGTTCACCGCCGAGAAGGGCAGTGCGCAGCGCGCCCTGATCGACGGCATCACCGTCGGCGGCAAGACGGGCACTGCGCAGCGTGGCGTCAACGTCGCCGACGAGGTCCCGTACGGCTGGTTCGTCTCGTACGGCAAGGGCCCGGACGGCCGGTCGGTGGCGGTCGCCGTCTTCATCGATCCCACCGACATGGACATCTCCCGGCAGGACATCTCCGGCGGCCGCCTCGGCGCCCCCATAGCCCGCAGCGTCATGCAGGCCGTACTCCAGGACTGA